One stretch of Pseudomonas sp. NC02 DNA includes these proteins:
- a CDS encoding MarC family protein, producing MLHVLFSVYLKMLVLYSPFFVLSCFISLTRGYSSKERRRLAWKVALATLVSSVLLYLFGRVIFSVFGITVDAFRIGAGSVLFISALGMAQGKSAVQTDNVQQDVTIVPLTIPLTVGPGTIGALLVMGVSQPHWDDKITAILSIALASLTVGVVLYLSNRIERILGDQGLQIVSRLMGLFVCALAAQIIFTGVRGYLVP from the coding sequence ATGCTCCACGTGCTATTCAGCGTTTACCTGAAGATGCTGGTGCTCTACAGCCCCTTCTTCGTGCTCTCCTGCTTTATCAGCCTGACTCGCGGTTACTCCAGCAAGGAGCGGCGGCGCCTGGCCTGGAAAGTGGCCCTCGCCACCCTGGTATCGAGCGTGTTGCTCTACCTGTTCGGCCGGGTGATTTTCAGTGTGTTCGGCATCACCGTCGACGCCTTCCGCATCGGCGCCGGCAGTGTGCTGTTCATCTCGGCCCTGGGCATGGCCCAGGGCAAGTCAGCGGTGCAGACCGACAACGTGCAGCAGGACGTGACCATCGTGCCGCTGACCATTCCCCTGACCGTCGGCCCCGGCACCATCGGTGCGCTGCTGGTGATGGGCGTCAGCCAGCCGCACTGGGACGACAAGATCACCGCGATCCTCAGTATCGCCCTGGCCAGCCTGACGGTGGGCGTGGTGCTGTACCTGTCCAACCGTATCGAACGCATCCTCGGCGACCAGGGCTTGCAGATTGTCAGCCGGTTGATGGGGCTGTTCGTGTGCGCCCTGGCCGCACAAATCATCTTCACCGGTGTACGCGGTTACCTGGTGCCGTAG
- a CDS encoding hybrid sensor histidine kinase/response regulator, translating to MRWLRIAIGFTVSLLTLLCLLPAQAAAQGSGWAVLLDEQADLQLSDIRSPRYINQFSPIELDRITAAQPDGALWVRFRLQPGKHEQVLRVFAPDLSHLNLYVLDGDTLVEQEATGTRQPQAERPLPSSDFMLPMPQSQKPLDVYLRMVSEHELRPYITLEPAVLAAANQNQTLIYGLLFGCLVMLILHNLTRYAYHRSRSSLWLAACELLLLLSLALLLNVLGPWLPNWHAVQTPGAYLALLLTAPCGLMFAYRFFAPLGPHPLNKLLMADILLIVLTGLLLLFVNTLPLNIITYALVALAGLSMLFVSAYHWQKGYRPARLFMLAMVIFNIGTLIILPALLGLTLVPPQGLIITLLGFICLSGLLMSLALGERQRAITEDNFSLSRDLAASNAEIAAKAEFLAKISHEIRTPMNGVLGMTELLLGTPLSVKQRDYVQTIHSAGNELLTLINEILDISKLESGQIELDDVQFDLNALIEDCLSIFRAKAEQQNVELISFIQPQVPRVISGDPTRLRQALLSLLENALQKTDEGEVLIVVALDERSSKPRLRIAVQDSGLPMEPAERDALLHSELHSKNFLSATRLSGHLGLVIARQLILLMNGEFGIKSGSQQGSTLWLTLPLDPERLEHPTSDLDGPLKGARVLVVDDNDTCRKVLVQQCTAWGLNVSAVPSGKEALALLRTKAHLRDYFDVVLLDQNMPGMTGMQLAAKIKEDPSLNHDILLIMLTGISNAPSKIIARNCGIKRILAKPVAGYTLKTTLADELTQRSKGSVQPRQPAISAPAPVTVPSDFRILVAEDNSISTKVIRGMLGKLNLQPDTASNGEEALQAMKAQRYDLVLMDCEMPILDGFSATQQLRAWEVSNQRIRTPIVALTAHILSEHKERARQAGMDGHMAKPVELSQLRELVEYWVAQRQQRPEHAPT from the coding sequence GTGCGCTGGCTCAGGATCGCCATAGGTTTCACTGTCAGTCTGCTGACCTTGCTCTGCTTGCTCCCGGCCCAGGCCGCCGCACAAGGCAGTGGCTGGGCAGTATTGCTTGATGAACAGGCCGATCTGCAACTGAGCGACATCCGCTCGCCCCGCTACATCAATCAATTCAGCCCCATCGAACTGGACCGGATTACCGCCGCGCAACCGGACGGTGCGTTGTGGGTACGCTTCAGGCTGCAACCCGGCAAACACGAGCAAGTGCTGCGGGTATTCGCCCCTGACCTGTCTCACCTGAACCTGTATGTACTCGACGGCGACACCCTGGTGGAGCAGGAAGCTACCGGCACCCGCCAGCCCCAGGCCGAGCGCCCGCTGCCCAGCAGCGACTTCATGCTGCCGATGCCGCAAAGCCAGAAGCCGCTGGACGTGTACCTGCGCATGGTCTCGGAACACGAGCTGCGCCCCTACATCACCCTTGAGCCGGCCGTGCTGGCTGCGGCCAACCAGAACCAGACGCTGATCTACGGGCTGCTGTTCGGTTGCCTGGTGATGCTGATCCTGCACAACCTCACCCGCTACGCCTACCATCGCTCCCGCAGCAGCCTGTGGCTCGCCGCCTGCGAATTGCTGTTGCTGCTGAGCCTTGCGCTGCTGCTCAACGTGCTGGGCCCGTGGCTGCCGAACTGGCACGCGGTACAAACCCCCGGCGCCTACCTCGCCCTGCTGCTGACCGCGCCGTGCGGGCTGATGTTTGCCTACCGCTTCTTTGCGCCACTGGGCCCGCATCCGCTGAACAAGCTGTTGATGGCCGACATCCTGCTGATCGTCCTGACCGGCCTGTTGCTGCTGTTCGTCAACACCTTGCCCCTGAACATCATCACCTACGCCCTGGTGGCGCTGGCCGGCCTGAGCATGTTGTTCGTCTCGGCCTATCACTGGCAAAAGGGCTACCGCCCGGCGCGCCTGTTCATGCTGGCGATGGTGATCTTCAACATCGGCACGCTGATTATTCTCCCGGCCTTGCTGGGCCTGACGCTGGTGCCGCCACAAGGCTTGATCATCACCCTGCTCGGCTTTATCTGCCTCAGTGGCCTGTTGATGAGCCTGGCCCTGGGCGAACGCCAGCGCGCCATCACCGAAGACAACTTCAGCCTCAGCCGCGACCTGGCGGCCAGCAACGCCGAAATCGCCGCCAAGGCCGAATTCCTGGCGAAGATCAGCCACGAAATTCGCACGCCCATGAACGGCGTGCTGGGCATGACCGAACTGCTGCTGGGCACCCCGCTTTCAGTCAAGCAACGCGACTACGTGCAAACCATCCACAGCGCCGGCAACGAACTGCTCACCCTGATCAACGAGATTCTCGACATCTCCAAGCTGGAATCCGGGCAGATCGAATTGGACGATGTGCAGTTCGACCTCAACGCGCTGATCGAAGACTGCCTGAGTATTTTCCGCGCCAAGGCCGAGCAGCAGAACGTCGAGCTGATCAGCTTTATCCAGCCCCAGGTACCCCGGGTGATCAGCGGCGACCCGACGCGGCTGCGCCAGGCACTGTTGAGCCTGCTGGAAAATGCCCTGCAAAAAACCGATGAAGGCGAAGTACTGATCGTCGTCGCACTGGACGAGCGCAGCAGCAAACCGCGCCTGCGCATTGCCGTGCAAGACAGCGGCCTGCCGATGGAACCCGCCGAGCGCGACGCCCTGCTGCACAGCGAGTTGCACAGCAAGAACTTCCTCTCTGCCACCCGCCTGAGCGGCCATCTGGGCCTGGTCATTGCCCGCCAGCTGATCCTGTTGATGAACGGCGAATTCGGCATCAAAAGTGGCAGCCAGCAAGGCAGCACCCTGTGGCTGACCTTGCCGCTGGATCCGGAACGCCTGGAGCACCCGACCTCCGACCTCGACGGCCCGCTCAAGGGCGCGCGCGTGCTGGTGGTGGACGACAACGACACCTGCCGCAAAGTGCTGGTGCAGCAATGCACGGCCTGGGGCCTGAACGTGAGCGCCGTGCCTTCGGGCAAGGAAGCCCTGGCGCTGCTGCGCACCAAGGCGCACCTGCGGGACTATTTCGACGTGGTGCTGCTGGACCAGAACATGCCCGGCATGACCGGCATGCAACTGGCGGCGAAGATCAAGGAAGACCCGAGCCTGAACCACGACATCCTGCTGATCATGCTCACCGGCATCAGCAATGCGCCGAGCAAGATCATCGCGCGCAACTGCGGGATCAAGCGCATCCTCGCCAAACCCGTGGCCGGCTATACCCTCAAGACCACCCTTGCCGATGAGTTGACCCAGCGCAGCAAGGGCTCCGTGCAACCACGCCAGCCGGCGATCAGCGCGCCGGCCCCGGTGACCGTGCCGAGTGACTTCCGGATCCTGGTGGCGGAGGACAACAGCATCTCCACCAAGGTGATTCGCGGCATGCTCGGCAAGCTCAACCTGCAGCCCGACACCGCCAGCAACGGCGAAGAAGCCCTGCAGGCAATGAAGGCCCAGCGCTACGACCTGGTGTTGATGGACTGTGAAATGCCGATCCTCGACGGCTTCTCCGCCACCCAGCAACTGCGCGCGTGGGAGGTCAGCAACCAGCGGATTCGTACGCCAATCGTGGCACTCACCGCGCACATTCTTTCGGAACATAAAGAGCGTGCACGCCAGGCCGGGATGGACGGGCACATGGCCAAGCCGGTGGAGTTGTCGCAATTGCGCGAGCTGGTGGAGTACTGGGTGGCACAGCGCCAACAGCGCCCTGAGCACGCTCCCACCTGA
- the purD gene encoding phosphoribosylamine--glycine ligase produces the protein MNVLIIGSGGREHALAWKVAQDPRVQKVFVAPGNAGTAIEAKCENVAIDVLALEQLADFAEKNVSLTIVGPEVPLVAGVVDLFRSRGLDCFGPTAGAAQLEGSKAFTKDFLARHKIPTADYQNFTEIEPALAYLREVGAPIVIKADGLAAGKGVIVAMTLAEAEDAVRDMLAGNAFGEAGSRVVIEEFLDGEEASFIVMVDGKNVLPMATSQDHKRVGDGDSGPNTGGMGAYSPAPVVTAEVHKRVMDLVIWPTVRGMADEGNVYTGFLYAGLMIDKAGNPKVIEFNCRFGDPETQPVMLRLQSSLVLLVEAALAQALDKVEAQWDPRPSVGIVLAAGGYPADYAKGDVIEGLDAAATLEGKVFHAGTALKDGKVVTAGGRVLCATAMGSSVDAAQQQAYKLAAKIDWKGCFYRTDIGYRAIARERGESQ, from the coding sequence ATGAATGTTTTGATCATTGGCAGCGGTGGCCGTGAACACGCCCTGGCCTGGAAAGTTGCCCAGGACCCACGTGTCCAGAAAGTTTTCGTCGCCCCCGGCAACGCCGGTACCGCCATTGAAGCCAAGTGCGAAAACGTCGCCATCGACGTGTTGGCCCTTGAGCAACTGGCGGACTTTGCCGAGAAAAACGTTTCCCTGACCATCGTCGGCCCGGAAGTGCCCTTGGTAGCTGGCGTTGTGGACCTGTTCCGCAGCCGCGGCCTGGACTGCTTCGGCCCAACCGCCGGCGCTGCCCAGCTGGAAGGCTCGAAAGCCTTCACCAAGGATTTCCTGGCGCGCCACAAGATCCCGACCGCCGACTACCAGAACTTCACCGAGATCGAGCCGGCCCTGGCCTACCTGCGTGAAGTCGGTGCACCGATCGTGATCAAGGCCGACGGCCTGGCCGCCGGTAAAGGCGTGATCGTCGCAATGACCCTGGCTGAAGCCGAAGACGCCGTGCGCGACATGCTCGCCGGCAACGCTTTCGGTGAAGCCGGTTCGCGCGTGGTGATCGAAGAGTTCCTCGACGGCGAAGAAGCCAGCTTCATCGTGATGGTCGACGGCAAGAACGTACTGCCGATGGCCACCAGCCAGGACCACAAACGTGTGGGTGACGGCGACAGCGGCCCGAACACCGGCGGCATGGGCGCCTACTCCCCGGCGCCAGTGGTTACCGCCGAAGTGCACAAGCGCGTGATGGACCTGGTCATCTGGCCAACCGTGCGCGGCATGGCCGATGAAGGCAATGTATACACCGGTTTCCTGTACGCCGGCTTGATGATCGACAAGGCCGGCAATCCGAAAGTCATCGAGTTCAACTGCCGCTTCGGCGACCCGGAAACCCAACCGGTGATGCTGCGCCTGCAATCGAGCCTGGTGCTGTTGGTTGAAGCTGCGCTGGCCCAGGCCCTGGACAAGGTCGAAGCCCAGTGGGACCCGCGCCCGAGCGTCGGCATCGTGCTGGCCGCCGGCGGCTACCCGGCCGACTACGCCAAGGGCGATGTGATTGAAGGTCTGGACGCGGCTGCTACGCTGGAAGGCAAGGTGTTCCACGCGGGCACCGCGCTCAAGGATGGCAAGGTCGTCACCGCCGGTGGTCGCGTACTGTGCGCAACCGCCATGGGCAGCAGCGTAGATGCCGCTCAGCAACAGGCTTACAAGCTGGCGGCGAAGATCGACTGGAAAGGCTGCTTCTACCGCACCGACATTGGCTACCGCGCCATTGCCCGTGAGCGTGGCGAAAGTCAGTAA
- the purH gene encoding bifunctional phosphoribosylaminoimidazolecarboxamide formyltransferase/IMP cyclohydrolase encodes MTDQTTRLPIRRALISVSDKTGILEFARELEALGVEILSTGGTFKLLQDNGVAAVEVADYTGFAEMMDGRVKTLHPKIHGGILGRRGIDDAIMSEHGIKPIDLVAVNLYPFEATINKPGCDLPTAIENIDIGGPTMVRSAAKNHKDVAIVVNASDYANVLESLKAGGLTYAQRFDLMLKAFEHTAAYDGMIANYMGTVNQAAETLSTEGRSQFPRTFNSQFIKAQEMRYGENPHQSAAFYVEAKPAEVGIATATQLQGKELSYNNVADTDAALECVKSFVKPACVIVKHANPCGVAVSPDAEGGIRQAYELAYATDTESAFGGIIAFNRELDAETAKAIVERQFVEVIIAPSVSEEARAIVAAKANVRLLACGEWSAERAAAWDYKRVNGGLLVQSRDIGMIGSADLKVVTKRAPTEQEINDLIFAWKVAKYVKSNAIVYAKNRQTIGVGAGQMSRVNSARIAAIKAEHAGLQVQGSVMASDAFFPFRDGLDNAAKAGVTAVIQPGGSMRDAEVIAAADEAGIAMVFTGMRHFRH; translated from the coding sequence ATGACCGACCAGACTACCCGCCTGCCGATCCGCCGTGCCTTGATCAGTGTCTCCGACAAGACCGGGATCCTCGAATTTGCCCGGGAGCTGGAAGCCCTGGGCGTGGAGATTCTCTCCACCGGCGGGACCTTCAAACTGCTGCAGGACAACGGCGTGGCCGCAGTGGAAGTGGCGGACTACACCGGTTTCGCAGAAATGATGGACGGTCGGGTCAAGACCCTGCACCCGAAAATCCACGGCGGGATCCTCGGTCGTCGCGGTATCGACGACGCCATCATGAGCGAGCACGGCATCAAGCCGATCGACCTGGTGGCCGTTAACCTGTACCCGTTCGAAGCCACCATCAACAAGCCAGGCTGCGACCTGCCGACCGCCATCGAAAACATCGATATCGGCGGCCCGACCATGGTTCGCTCGGCAGCCAAGAACCACAAAGACGTGGCCATCGTGGTGAACGCCAGCGACTACGCCAACGTACTGGAAAGCCTGAAAGCCGGCGGCCTGACCTACGCCCAGCGCTTCGACCTGATGCTCAAGGCCTTCGAACACACCGCTGCCTACGACGGCATGATCGCCAACTACATGGGCACCGTGAACCAGGCCGCTGAAACCCTCAGCACAGAAGGTCGCAGCCAGTTCCCGCGCACCTTCAACAGCCAGTTCATCAAGGCCCAGGAAATGCGCTACGGCGAGAACCCGCACCAGAGCGCGGCGTTCTACGTCGAGGCCAAGCCTGCTGAAGTCGGCATCGCCACCGCGACCCAACTGCAAGGCAAAGAGCTGTCGTACAACAACGTGGCCGACACCGACGCCGCGCTGGAATGTGTGAAGAGCTTCGTCAAGCCAGCCTGCGTGATCGTCAAGCACGCCAACCCGTGCGGCGTGGCCGTGAGCCCGGACGCTGAAGGCGGTATCCGCCAGGCCTACGAACTGGCCTACGCCACCGACACCGAGTCGGCCTTCGGCGGCATCATCGCCTTCAACCGTGAGCTGGACGCCGAGACCGCCAAGGCGATCGTCGAGCGTCAGTTCGTTGAAGTGATCATCGCGCCATCCGTCAGTGAAGAGGCTCGCGCCATCGTTGCCGCCAAGGCCAATGTGCGCCTGCTGGCGTGCGGCGAGTGGTCGGCCGAGCGTGCCGCTGCCTGGGACTACAAGCGCGTCAACGGCGGCTTGCTGGTACAGAGCCGTGACATCGGCATGATCGGCAGCGCCGATCTGAAAGTGGTGACCAAGCGCGCCCCGACCGAACAGGAAATCAACGACCTGATCTTCGCCTGGAAAGTCGCCAAGTACGTTAAATCCAACGCCATCGTCTACGCCAAGAACCGCCAGACCATCGGTGTCGGCGCGGGCCAGATGAGCCGCGTGAATTCGGCACGTATTGCTGCGATCAAGGCAGAACATGCCGGCTTGCAGGTGCAGGGTTCGGTGATGGCGTCCGACGCATTCTTCCCGTTCCGTGATGGCCTGGACAACGCCGCGAAAGCCGGTGTTACCGCCGTGATCCAACCGGGCGGCTCGATGCGTGACGCAGAAGTGATTGCAGCGGCTGATGAAGCCGGCATTGCCATGGTCTTCACCGGCATGCGCCACTTCCGTCACTGA
- the fis gene encoding DNA-binding transcriptional regulator Fis: protein MTMMTETLVSGTTPVSDNVNLKQHLNTPSEEGQTLRGSVEKALHNYFAHLEGAAVTDVYNLVLSEVEAPLLESVMNYVKGNQTKASELLGLNRGTLRKKLKQYDLL, encoded by the coding sequence ATGACGATGATGACCGAGACTTTAGTGAGTGGAACAACACCCGTGAGCGACAACGTCAATTTGAAACAGCACCTCAACACGCCGAGCGAAGAAGGCCAGACCCTTCGCGGGAGTGTCGAGAAGGCGCTGCACAATTATTTCGCCCACCTTGAGGGCGCTGCCGTCACGGACGTGTACAACCTGGTGCTCTCCGAAGTCGAAGCGCCGTTGCTCGAAAGCGTGATGAACTACGTCAAGGGCAACCAGACCAAGGCCAGTGAGCTGCTCGGTCTGAACCGTGGCACGCTGCGCAAGAAACTCAAGCAGTACGATTTGCTGTAA
- the dusB gene encoding tRNA dihydrouridine synthase DusB: MSAVRIGPYTLHNGLILAPMAGVTDQPFRQLCKRLGAGLVVSEMVTSDMSLWNTRKSRMRMIHEGDPEPRSVQIAGGDAQMLADAARANVELGAQIIDINMGCPAKKVCNKAAGSALLKDEQLVSEILHAVVAAVDVPVTLKIRTGWDRDNKNGLTVAKIAEQAGITALAVHGRTRADLYTGEAEYDTIAAIKQAVSIPVFANGDIDSAEKARRVLHATGADGLLIGRAAQGRPWIFREIEHFLRTGETLPAPELIEVERILLEHLAALHAFYGDVMGVRIARKHVGWYLATLPGAREFRAHFNRLDDTEAQCANVREFFSERYKSLVTGDGEGVAA; encoded by the coding sequence ATGTCGGCGGTACGCATCGGCCCATACACATTGCACAACGGCTTGATCCTCGCCCCGATGGCGGGCGTCACCGACCAGCCCTTTCGTCAGCTTTGCAAGCGTTTGGGCGCAGGGCTTGTAGTCTCGGAAATGGTCACCAGCGACATGAGCCTGTGGAACACCCGCAAATCGCGGATGCGCATGATCCACGAAGGTGATCCCGAGCCCCGCTCGGTACAGATCGCCGGCGGTGATGCGCAGATGCTGGCGGATGCGGCCCGGGCCAACGTGGAGTTGGGGGCGCAGATTATTGATATCAACATGGGTTGCCCGGCCAAGAAGGTCTGCAACAAGGCCGCAGGTTCTGCCCTGTTGAAGGATGAGCAGTTGGTGAGCGAGATCCTGCATGCCGTTGTCGCTGCAGTGGATGTGCCGGTCACCCTGAAGATCCGCACCGGTTGGGACCGGGACAACAAGAATGGCCTGACGGTGGCGAAGATCGCCGAGCAGGCGGGCATTACAGCGCTGGCGGTGCATGGCCGCACCCGCGCCGACCTTTACACCGGTGAAGCCGAGTACGACACCATTGCCGCGATCAAGCAGGCGGTGTCGATTCCCGTCTTTGCCAACGGCGACATCGACTCAGCCGAGAAAGCCCGGCGCGTGCTGCACGCGACCGGCGCCGATGGCCTGTTGATTGGCCGGGCTGCCCAGGGGCGGCCGTGGATTTTTCGTGAGATCGAGCATTTTCTGCGTACCGGCGAAACCTTGCCGGCACCGGAGCTGATCGAGGTGGAACGTATTCTGCTAGAGCATCTGGCCGCCCTGCACGCCTTCTACGGAGACGTGATGGGAGTACGCATTGCTCGCAAGCATGTGGGCTGGTATCTCGCAACCTTGCCGGGCGCCAGGGAGTTTCGCGCCCACTTCAATCGTTTGGATGATACGGAAGCACAGTGCGCCAACGTTCGTGAGTTCTTCTCCGAGCGTTACAAGAGCCTGGTGACAGGGGACGGAGAAGGGGTGGCCGCATGA
- a CDS encoding DUF3426 domain-containing protein: protein MTDSFVTQCPHCQARFRVNHAQLSVARGVVRCGSCLQVFNAARQLLEQRANAPAPQAPPAAEPPAAVEPPPQAPRAISQKQWTAEELDLDNLDLDVELAKLERREIQHTQPVGADRRQPGADRRQKEDALSASRDTAKAEEEQWASSLFSEPRDERAQAPQTVDEEPQPAKASPGKPKRTEPSMSFEAVEPDDEPPLHTSTTDDELDPPVTAVADEPEPEQPERPQPKRKRPRPEAGAHDDLLSDLEDDPLHLYSRKRSSGWGRRLFWGLLVLLAAAGLAGQYVAYQFDDLARQDAYRPWFQELCPKLGCTVPSRVDIAHIKSSNLVVRSHPEFAGALVVDAIIYNRATFSQPFPLLELRFADMNGNMIASRRFKPAEYLSGELAGVTEMPSQTPIHIALDILDPGNKAVNYSLSFHSPE from the coding sequence ATGACCGACAGTTTCGTCACCCAGTGCCCACACTGCCAAGCACGCTTTCGCGTCAACCACGCTCAATTGAGCGTGGCCCGTGGCGTGGTGCGCTGTGGGTCGTGCCTGCAAGTGTTCAATGCCGCTCGCCAACTGCTGGAGCAGCGCGCCAATGCGCCCGCGCCCCAGGCACCACCTGCGGCAGAGCCGCCGGCAGCCGTAGAACCGCCACCCCAAGCGCCGCGAGCCATCAGCCAGAAGCAATGGACCGCCGAAGAGCTGGACCTGGATAACCTGGACCTCGACGTAGAACTGGCCAAGCTGGAACGCCGCGAGATCCAGCACACCCAACCCGTGGGTGCCGACCGTCGCCAGCCCGGCGCCGATCGTCGGCAAAAGGAAGATGCCCTCAGCGCCAGCCGTGATACGGCCAAGGCCGAGGAAGAGCAATGGGCCTCCAGCCTGTTCAGCGAACCCCGGGATGAACGGGCCCAAGCCCCGCAAACGGTCGACGAGGAACCGCAACCGGCCAAGGCAAGCCCAGGCAAACCCAAGCGCACCGAACCGTCGATGTCGTTTGAAGCGGTCGAGCCGGACGACGAACCACCGCTGCACACAAGCACCACCGATGACGAACTCGACCCACCGGTAACCGCCGTAGCAGACGAGCCGGAACCCGAACAACCGGAACGCCCGCAGCCCAAACGCAAGCGCCCTCGCCCCGAGGCCGGCGCCCACGACGACCTGCTTTCGGACCTGGAAGACGACCCGCTGCACCTGTATTCCCGGAAGCGCTCCTCCGGCTGGGGCCGCCGTTTGTTCTGGGGCTTGCTGGTGCTGCTGGCCGCCGCCGGCCTGGCGGGACAATACGTCGCCTACCAATTCGACGACCTGGCACGCCAGGACGCCTACCGCCCATGGTTCCAGGAACTGTGCCCGAAACTGGGCTGCACCGTGCCATCCCGGGTCGATATCGCCCACATCAAGAGCAGCAACCTGGTGGTGCGCAGCCACCCGGAGTTTGCCGGTGCCCTGGTGGTAGACGCGATCATCTATAACCGCGCGACATTCTCCCAACCGTTCCCGCTGCTGGAGCTACGCTTTGCCGACATGAACGGGAATATGATCGCCAGTCGTCGCTTCAAACCCGCCGAATACCTCAGCGGCGAGTTGGCAGGCGTGACCGAGATGCCCTCCCAGACGCCGATCCACATTGCCCTGGACATCCTCGACCCGGGCAACAAAGCGGTGAATTACAGCCTGAGCTTCCACTCCCCCGAGTGA
- the prmA gene encoding 50S ribosomal protein L11 methyltransferase — MPWLQVRLAISPEQAETYEDAFLEVGAVSVTFMDAEDQPIFEPELNTTPLWSHTHLLALFEDGTDAASVLAHMELLTGGPLPEHHSEIIEDQDWERSWMDNFQPMRFGQRLWIVPSWHAAPEPDAVNLLLDPGLAFGTGTHPTTALCLEWLDGQDLKDCNVLDFGCGSGILAIAALLLGAKEAVGTDIDVQALEASRDNAGRNNIAEEKFPLYLPEQLPQVQADVLVANILAGPLVSLAPQLSSLVKPGGRLALSGILAEQGEDVAAAYAQDFELDPIANRDGWVRISGRRR, encoded by the coding sequence ATGCCTTGGCTGCAAGTCCGTCTCGCCATCAGCCCAGAACAAGCCGAAACCTACGAAGACGCGTTCCTCGAAGTGGGCGCCGTGTCGGTGACCTTCATGGACGCCGAAGACCAGCCGATCTTCGAACCCGAGCTCAACACCACCCCGCTGTGGTCCCACACCCATCTGCTGGCCCTGTTCGAAGACGGCACCGATGCCGCCAGCGTCCTGGCCCACATGGAACTGCTCACCGGCGGCCCGCTGCCGGAGCATCACAGCGAAATCATCGAAGACCAGGACTGGGAACGCAGCTGGATGGACAACTTCCAGCCAATGCGTTTTGGCCAGCGCCTGTGGATCGTGCCGAGCTGGCACGCCGCCCCCGAGCCTGACGCCGTGAACCTGCTGCTGGACCCGGGCCTGGCGTTCGGCACCGGCACCCACCCCACCACCGCGCTGTGCCTGGAATGGCTCGATGGCCAGGACCTGAAAGACTGCAACGTGCTGGACTTCGGCTGTGGCTCGGGGATCCTGGCGATCGCTGCCCTGCTGCTGGGCGCCAAGGAAGCGGTCGGTACCGATATCGACGTGCAAGCCCTGGAAGCCTCCCGCGATAACGCCGGGCGCAATAACATCGCTGAAGAGAAATTCCCGCTGTACCTGCCGGAGCAATTGCCCCAGGTGCAAGCCGACGTGCTGGTGGCCAATATCCTTGCCGGGCCGCTGGTTTCCCTGGCGCCGCAGCTGTCGAGCCTGGTCAAGCCGGGCGGCCGCCTGGCGCTGTCGGGCATCCTCGCCGAACAGGGCGAAGACGTTGCCGCCGCCTACGCCCAGGATTTTGAGCTGGATCCGATCGCCAACCGCGATGGCTGGGTACGCATCAGTGGTCGTCGGCGCTAG